Proteins encoded by one window of Acidipropionibacterium virtanenii:
- the modB gene encoding molybdate ABC transporter permease subunit gives MPVWIAVLAVAGICALVLPLLGMGQRVPWTRLPALIGTEAARDALSLSLRTCLSAILIDLLLGVPLALLLARDWRGVRVARVVVLLPLSLPPVVAGIALLATFGRRGLIGARLEAAGVSIAFSTVAVVMAQVFVSLPFLVTTLESAVRTRPWGLEETAAALGAGPSRVLATITLPTMTPALTRGTALAAARCLGEFGATLTFAGSLQGTTRTMPLEIYLARETDSDTALALGLMLVVVGAIVVALTEWTPRRRRRRRGAGVLGAKILGAKAAAPAAAVSPSPADPDEPTSAPSSVRVRGRIRERGWDVDLRVDAGEVIAVMGHNGAGKSTLAGVITGLLGLDSGELRIGGRLVDGAGVLLPPRRRGVALLTQQARIFGHMSVLDNVAYGPRSHGASRERARRIARAELAGAGCLDLAGRRGDELSGGQAARVGLARALAVAPDVLILDEPTAALDVESRAMVQRVLRRRLAATGTTAILITHDVIDAVQVASRLLVMDGGRVVADGSPSALLASPTTGFTARLAGVNMIRGRAQVDSDHLVSVSIGERRLVAVTGSGEETSGAEGAETIAEGDEVALVFAPRTVALHREPVPGSPRTCLPGTVAGVEQSGGLVTVLVTLDSGETIRAQVTIGAWTELGISPGETLWCTIKATQVRAVPAGPAQAGR, from the coding sequence CTGCCGGTCTGGATCGCCGTCCTGGCGGTGGCCGGCATCTGCGCCCTGGTGCTGCCGCTGCTCGGCATGGGGCAGCGGGTGCCGTGGACGCGGTTGCCCGCCCTGATCGGCACCGAAGCGGCGCGCGACGCCCTGTCGTTGAGCCTGCGCACCTGCCTGTCCGCGATCCTCATCGATCTGCTGCTCGGCGTCCCGTTGGCGCTGCTGCTGGCCCGCGACTGGCGGGGTGTGCGGGTGGCGCGGGTGGTGGTGCTGCTGCCGCTCTCCCTGCCGCCGGTGGTGGCCGGGATAGCGCTGCTGGCCACCTTCGGGCGGCGCGGGCTGATCGGCGCCCGGCTGGAGGCCGCCGGCGTCTCGATCGCCTTCTCCACGGTGGCCGTGGTGATGGCCCAGGTCTTCGTCTCCCTGCCCTTCCTGGTCACCACCCTGGAGTCGGCCGTCCGCACCCGTCCGTGGGGCCTGGAGGAGACCGCCGCCGCGCTGGGGGCCGGGCCGAGCAGGGTGCTGGCCACCATCACCCTGCCGACCATGACACCGGCCCTGACCCGTGGCACCGCCCTGGCGGCGGCCCGGTGCCTGGGCGAGTTCGGGGCGACGCTGACCTTCGCCGGGTCGTTGCAGGGCACCACGCGCACCATGCCGCTGGAGATCTACCTGGCCCGGGAGACCGATTCGGACACCGCGCTGGCGCTGGGCCTGATGCTGGTGGTCGTCGGGGCGATCGTGGTGGCCCTCACCGAGTGGACGCCCCGACGACGGCGGAGGCGGCGCGGTGCAGGGGTTCTCGGCGCGAAGATCCTCGGCGCGAAGGCAGCCGCTCCCGCTGCGGCTGTCTCCCCCTCCCCCGCGGATCCCGATGAGCCGACGTCAGCACCCAGCTCGGTGCGCGTCCGGGGGCGGATCCGGGAGCGCGGCTGGGATGTCGATCTCAGGGTGGACGCCGGTGAGGTGATTGCTGTGATGGGTCACAACGGCGCCGGGAAATCCACCCTGGCCGGGGTGATCACCGGGCTGCTGGGGCTGGACTCGGGAGAGCTGCGGATCGGCGGGAGGCTGGTCGACGGCGCGGGCGTGCTTCTGCCTCCGCGACGTCGCGGAGTGGCGCTGCTCACCCAGCAGGCACGGATCTTCGGGCACATGTCCGTGCTCGACAACGTGGCCTACGGGCCCCGCAGCCACGGCGCGTCGCGGGAGCGGGCCCGCCGGATCGCCCGTGCGGAGCTGGCGGGGGCGGGCTGCCTGGATCTGGCCGGCCGGCGCGGAGATGAGCTGTCAGGGGGGCAGGCCGCCCGGGTCGGACTGGCGCGGGCGCTGGCCGTGGCCCCCGACGTGCTCATCCTGGACGAGCCGACCGCGGCTCTGGACGTGGAGTCCCGCGCGATGGTGCAGCGGGTGCTGCGCCGACGACTGGCGGCCACCGGAACGACGGCGATCCTGATCACCCACGACGTCATCGATGCCGTGCAGGTGGCCTCCCGCCTGCTGGTGATGGACGGCGGGCGGGTGGTCGCCGACGGCTCGCCATCGGCCCTGCTGGCCTCCCCCACCACCGGTTTCACCGCCCGGCTGGCCGGGGTGAACATGATCCGGGGACGGGCGCAGGTGGACAGCGACCATCTGGTGTCGGTGTCGATCGGGGAGCGGCGCCTGGTGGCCGTGACGGGATCGGGGGAGGAGACGTCAGGGGCGGAGGGGGCGGAGACCATCGCCGAGGGGGACGAGGTCGCCCTGGTCTTCGCCCCCCGCACCGTTGCCCTGCACCGCGAACCGGTCCCCGGATCACCGCGCACCTGTCTGCCCGGGACGGTGGCCGGGGTCGAGCAGTCGGGCGGGCTGGTGACGGTGCTGGTCACCCTGGACTCCGGGGAGACCATCAGGGCTCAGGTGACCATCGGCGCCTGG